In the genome of Hymenobacter cellulosivorans, one region contains:
- a CDS encoding ArnT family glycosyltransferase — protein MKPLYSSRLPDLTLAFVLLLTVAYFLLTHEGLYDLDDYFYARYAHQLASGTFRVEPDPLGLLHDPLKERWLIFGPVALLYRVFGIGIITTTLWPLLATLGCSLVIWATYRRHEPVVAAGAMLLLGLHYFTLNLTNYLYPDNILMFWCLCCGVALLKGRQAARRPWRWGAGFALLNFAALLSKETIVYYLPCYLALLAVDVFRRRHARFWLAAAGVGVVMLGAYLAFYQAYTNDALYRIHLIEHTNEYLKEGNFLGGNRGALLARLTYLPLVFFVGTGLAGALVLAGAAGLQRRLWLSPDARFWLLLTFTTLAFYWLGSTSLSQYNPITLLPRMSTPLLPPLCLAAGFGLRSFLDSGRGGYWLTLLLLAAAAWLHNSVSVIYGLLALYFAGATWWAARATESSWRPGTGRFARLALGTLALALSIRPVYFMGKPRVSAHFAQQRVISQQLAAPARGVVFVDNFLVGNYDFYYGFQVPAGLRFRRYTAADSVQVGPGEQAWLLVNSRTLTNPELTRKLIRSSEAEVLARFPRRRLLTQDQQVRLYRVELPPAD, from the coding sequence GTGAAGCCCCTATATTCCTCCCGCCTGCCCGACCTGACGCTGGCTTTCGTGCTGCTGCTGACCGTGGCTTACTTTCTGCTGACGCACGAAGGGCTCTACGACCTGGACGATTATTTCTACGCCCGCTACGCCCACCAACTGGCCAGCGGCACGTTTCGGGTAGAGCCCGACCCACTGGGCTTGCTCCACGACCCGCTCAAGGAACGGTGGCTGATTTTCGGGCCAGTAGCTTTGCTCTACCGCGTGTTCGGCATCGGCATCATCACCACCACGCTCTGGCCGCTGCTGGCTACACTGGGCTGCTCCCTGGTCATCTGGGCCACCTACCGCCGCCACGAGCCGGTGGTGGCAGCCGGGGCCATGCTGCTGCTGGGCCTGCACTACTTCACGCTGAACCTGACGAACTATCTCTACCCGGACAATATTCTGATGTTCTGGTGCCTGTGCTGCGGCGTTGCCTTGCTCAAAGGCCGGCAGGCCGCGCGGCGGCCATGGCGCTGGGGCGCGGGTTTTGCCTTGCTCAACTTCGCGGCCCTGCTCAGCAAGGAAACCATTGTGTACTACCTGCCTTGCTACCTGGCCCTGCTGGCCGTGGACGTTTTCCGACGGCGCCACGCGCGGTTCTGGCTGGCCGCGGCCGGCGTGGGCGTGGTAATGCTGGGGGCATATCTGGCCTTTTATCAAGCCTACACCAACGACGCGCTGTACCGGATTCACCTGATTGAGCACACCAATGAGTACCTGAAGGAAGGCAACTTCCTGGGTGGCAACCGTGGAGCGCTGCTGGCCCGCCTGACCTATCTGCCCCTGGTTTTTTTCGTTGGCACCGGGCTGGCCGGGGCGTTGGTATTGGCCGGAGCGGCCGGGCTGCAACGCCGCCTGTGGCTAAGCCCGGATGCGCGTTTCTGGCTCCTGCTCACGTTTACCACGCTGGCCTTTTACTGGCTGGGCAGCACATCACTGAGCCAATACAACCCCATTACGCTGCTGCCGCGCATGAGCACGCCCCTGCTGCCGCCCCTATGTCTGGCCGCCGGCTTCGGGCTGCGCTCCTTCTTGGACTCGGGCCGGGGCGGCTACTGGCTGACCCTGCTCCTGCTGGCGGCCGCCGCCTGGCTGCACAACAGCGTTTCGGTTATCTACGGCCTGCTGGCGCTGTATTTTGCCGGGGCTACCTGGTGGGCAGCGCGGGCCACCGAGTCAAGCTGGCGGCCGGGTACGGGGCGTTTCGCCAGGCTGGCCCTGGGCACGTTGGCGTTGGCTCTAAGCATCCGGCCGGTGTATTTTATGGGTAAGCCCCGCGTATCGGCCCACTTTGCCCAGCAGCGCGTTATCAGCCAGCAACTGGCGGCCCCGGCCCGAGGCGTGGTGTTCGTGGATAACTTTCTGGTGGGTAACTACGACTTCTACTATGGCTTCCAGGTGCCGGCCGGGCTGCGGTTCCGGCGCTACACCGCCGCCGACTCGGTACAGGTGGGCCCCGGAGAACAGGCCTGGCTGCTGGTCAACAGCCGCACGCTGACCAACCCCGAGCTGACCCGCAAGCTGATTCGCTCCTCCGAGGCCGAGGTGCTGGCCCGCTTTCCGCGCCGCCGCCTGTTGACCCAGGACCAGCAGGTACGGCTCTACCGGGTAGAGTTGCCGCCCGCCGACTAG
- a CDS encoding vWA domain-containing protein: protein MSAGFRFRDFVPEESSEKGFETLFKLFMQLVTITSGDVAEALSWLNELDKQYGLTDNDYGMGNFIEDLKKKGYIDENEQERGAFKITSKTEQGIRKSALEEIFGKLKKGNTGNHRTPQTGQGDELSTDVRDFRFGDSLEQISMTESIRNAQLNHGLSDDFMLAEGDLEVRETEHKTQTSTVLMIDISHSMILYGEDRITPAKKVAMALAELVKQKYPKDFLDVIVFGNDAWPITIKDLPYLEVGPYHTNTVAGLELALDLLRKRKTANKQIFMITDGKPTCLKEGNGYYKNSFGLDRKVVNKTLNLAAAARRLKVPITTFMIASDPYLQQFVEEFTQVNQGKAYYSSLKGLGHLVFEDYKRNRRKTL, encoded by the coding sequence ATGTCCGCAGGTTTTCGTTTCCGGGATTTCGTGCCCGAAGAGTCGTCCGAGAAAGGCTTCGAGACACTGTTTAAGCTATTCATGCAACTGGTTACCATCACGTCGGGCGACGTGGCCGAGGCCTTGTCGTGGCTTAATGAGCTCGACAAGCAGTACGGCCTGACCGACAACGACTACGGGATGGGCAATTTCATCGAAGACCTGAAGAAAAAAGGCTATATCGATGAGAACGAGCAGGAGCGGGGCGCCTTCAAGATTACATCCAAAACCGAGCAGGGCATCCGCAAGAGCGCCCTGGAGGAAATCTTCGGCAAGCTCAAGAAGGGTAACACCGGCAACCACCGCACGCCCCAGACCGGGCAGGGCGACGAGCTGAGCACCGACGTCCGCGACTTCCGCTTCGGCGACTCGCTGGAGCAGATTTCGATGACCGAGAGCATTCGCAACGCCCAGCTTAATCACGGCTTGTCGGATGACTTCATGCTGGCCGAAGGCGACCTGGAAGTGCGCGAAACCGAGCACAAGACCCAGACCAGTACCGTGTTGATGATTGACATCTCGCACTCGATGATCCTCTACGGTGAGGACCGCATCACGCCCGCCAAGAAGGTGGCCATGGCCCTGGCCGAGCTGGTAAAGCAGAAGTACCCCAAAGACTTCCTCGACGTCATCGTGTTCGGCAACGACGCCTGGCCCATTACCATCAAGGATTTGCCCTACCTGGAAGTCGGGCCCTACCACACCAATACGGTGGCCGGCCTGGAGCTGGCCTTGGATCTGCTGCGCAAGCGCAAGACGGCCAACAAGCAGATTTTCATGATAACCGACGGCAAGCCGACCTGCCTGAAGGAAGGCAACGGCTACTACAAAAACAGCTTCGGCCTAGACCGCAAAGTGGTTAATAAGACGCTGAACCTAGCCGCCGCCGCCCGCCGCCTCAAAGTGCCCATCACTACTTTCATGATTGCCTCCGACCCGTATCTGCAGCAGTTTGTGGAGGAGTTTACCCAGGTCAATCAGGGCAAAGCCTACTACAGTAGCCTCAAAGGCCTGGGTCACCTGGTGTTCGAGGACTACAAGCGCAACCGCCGCAAGACGCTGTAA
- a CDS encoding bifunctional transcriptional activator/DNA repair enzyme AdaA yields the protein MTDYQRIAAAIGYIRDNFRAQPTLEQIAGQAHWSPFHFQRKFQEWAGVSPKKFLQYISVEHAKRLLQQQLSVAEATYETGLSGPGRLHDLFVTLEAMTPGEYRQGGAALTIRYSFGESRFGPYLVASTAKGICRLHFADDAELALAELRQEWPQATLLEQAAPEHAQVARFFAREFGPTDRLHLHLKGTDFQLKVWESLLRIPEGRLTTYAGLATQAGCGLAVRAVGTAIGANPVGYLIPCHRVIRQGGELGQYRWGATRKVALVGWEMAQQNPEQTTV from the coding sequence ATGACTGACTACCAACGCATTGCCGCCGCCATCGGCTACATCCGGGACAATTTTCGCGCCCAGCCCACACTGGAGCAAATTGCCGGGCAGGCCCACTGGAGTCCATTTCATTTTCAGCGCAAGTTCCAGGAGTGGGCGGGAGTAAGCCCCAAGAAGTTTCTGCAGTACATTAGTGTAGAGCACGCCAAACGCCTGCTTCAGCAGCAGCTTTCCGTGGCCGAAGCTACCTACGAAACCGGCCTCTCGGGCCCCGGCCGCCTCCACGACCTGTTCGTAACCCTGGAAGCCATGACGCCGGGCGAGTACCGGCAGGGCGGCGCGGCCCTAACCATCCGTTACAGCTTCGGGGAAAGCCGGTTTGGACCCTACCTGGTGGCGTCTACCGCCAAGGGCATCTGCCGTCTGCACTTTGCCGATGACGCCGAACTGGCCCTGGCCGAGCTGCGCCAGGAATGGCCCCAAGCCACGCTGCTGGAACAGGCCGCGCCGGAGCATGCCCAGGTGGCCCGCTTCTTTGCCCGCGAGTTTGGCCCCACCGACCGGCTGCACCTGCACTTGAAGGGCACCGATTTCCAGCTCAAAGTGTGGGAGTCTCTGCTGCGGATTCCCGAAGGCCGGCTCACGACTTACGCCGGGCTGGCCACCCAGGCTGGCTGCGGACTAGCCGTACGGGCTGTAGGCACGGCCATCGGCGCCAACCCCGTGGGCTACCTGATACCCTGCCACCGCGTGATTCGCCAGGGCGGAGAGCTGGGCCAGTACCGCTGGGGTGCTACGCGCAAGGTGGCCCTGGTGGGTTGGGAAATGGCCCAGCAAAATCCGGAACAAACCACGGTGTAG
- a CDS encoding DUF427 domain-containing protein — translation MKAIWNDTVIAESNDTVVVENNHYFPADAIKREFFEDSIAQTSCPWKGRASYYSLRVNGELNKDAAWYYPEPKDAAQQIKNRVAFWKGVKVVE, via the coding sequence ATGAAAGCCATTTGGAACGATACCGTAATTGCGGAAAGCAACGACACGGTGGTAGTCGAAAATAACCATTATTTCCCTGCCGACGCCATCAAGCGCGAGTTTTTCGAGGACAGCATTGCCCAAACCTCCTGCCCCTGGAAAGGCCGGGCCAGCTACTATTCCCTGCGCGTGAATGGGGAACTGAACAAGGATGCGGCCTGGTACTACCCCGAGCCCAAGGACGCGGCCCAGCAGATCAAAAACCGGGTGGCGTTCTGGAAAGGCGTAAAAGTGGTGGAATAA
- the corA gene encoding magnesium/cobalt transporter CorA: MTADSSLPLPTAPDLSQETESEAPRAGISDRAATQQAREQQVGQRPGTLTIREGSLPPRLFLISYSDSFFTEAEYRNYDDLWAYFQANPQLKHWLDVRGYNDLALMQRLMQDFGIHALHMEDVLGDYQRAKVDVFDESRLFLVSRMTDFTSSLEIDDDQLSLVTGSNFVVSFQDDYDDCLDSVRNRLRSGFSMIRRKSSLYLAYALTDVVLDHYYPTMAAIGDYIEVLEDRIFNGRPNRRLLSRILQIKKDIVRFRRLVYPEREKIAEILRMPEQVIPEDIKVYFKDCYDHAIQAMDLAESYRESISSLMDLYLSDQSNRMNEVMKVLTIISSIFIPLSFVVGLYGMNFQRENPDGTINHLNMPELYTPWGYPALLGLLAVIVAGQLIYFYRKGWLTNR, encoded by the coding sequence ATGACTGCCGACTCTTCCCTACCGCTGCCCACTGCTCCCGACCTGTCGCAGGAAACCGAATCTGAAGCTCCGCGGGCCGGTATTTCCGACCGGGCAGCCACCCAACAGGCGCGCGAGCAGCAAGTGGGGCAGCGGCCCGGCACGCTCACCATCCGGGAAGGCTCCCTACCGCCCCGCCTGTTTTTGATTTCCTACAGCGACTCGTTTTTCACGGAAGCGGAATACCGCAATTACGACGACCTGTGGGCGTATTTTCAGGCCAACCCGCAGCTCAAGCACTGGCTCGACGTGCGCGGCTACAACGACCTGGCCCTGATGCAGCGCCTGATGCAGGATTTCGGCATCCACGCCCTGCACATGGAAGACGTACTGGGCGACTACCAGCGCGCTAAAGTGGACGTCTTTGATGAAAGCCGCCTGTTTCTGGTGTCGCGGATGACCGACTTCACCTCCTCGCTGGAAATCGACGACGACCAGCTCTCCCTCGTGACGGGCTCCAACTTCGTGGTGTCGTTTCAGGACGATTACGACGACTGCCTCGACTCGGTGCGCAACCGCCTGCGCTCGGGCTTCAGCATGATCCGGCGCAAGTCGTCGCTGTACCTGGCCTACGCCCTGACCGACGTAGTGCTTGACCACTACTACCCCACCATGGCCGCCATCGGCGACTATATCGAAGTCCTGGAAGACCGGATTTTCAACGGCCGCCCCAATCGCCGTTTGCTTAGCCGCATTCTGCAGATCAAGAAAGACATTGTGCGTTTTCGCCGCCTGGTGTACCCGGAACGGGAAAAGATTGCCGAAATTCTGCGCATGCCCGAGCAGGTCATTCCCGAGGATATCAAGGTGTACTTCAAGGACTGCTACGACCACGCCATTCAGGCCATGGACCTGGCCGAGAGCTACCGCGAATCCATCAGCAGCCTGATGGACCTCTACCTCTCCGACCAAAGCAACCGCATGAACGAGGTCATGAAAGTGCTGACCATCATCAGCAGTATTTTCATCCCCTTGAGCTTCGTGGTGGGTCTCTACGGCATGAACTTCCAACGGGAAAACCCCGACGGCACCATCAACCACCTCAACATGCCCGAGCTTTACACGCCCTGGGGCTATCCTGCCCTGCTGGGCCTATTAGCCGTCATCGTGGCCGGCCAACTCATCTACTTCTACCGCAAAGGCTGGCTGACGAACCGGTGA
- a CDS encoding glycosyltransferase family 2 protein — MKAVAVNHAEPQGPPPGAETLPLVTIVALCYNHAPFLAAALDSILAQTYPHLEVLLVDDASTDGSATILRDYAARNPAWELHLLPENQGNCRAFNQAFRRSRGEFVVDFATDDVLLPERIAQQVACFQRLEPDYGVVFTDAELIDEASRFVRRHYRRDAAGLHPRPASGWVFADVLSRYFISTPTMLMRRATLEQLGGYDETLAYEDFDFWVRAARHWRFYFLDQVTTQKRLHPSSMSRRGYRPNDPFLASTIRVCEKALALCRTPEERSALAVRLRWELRQAVRWGNFREGQDLYQLLQQTRAVRPLDWLLSCYAALRRR; from the coding sequence ATGAAAGCAGTTGCAGTGAACCATGCAGAACCCCAAGGCCCGCCCCCAGGAGCAGAAACCCTGCCGCTGGTGACCATCGTGGCCTTGTGCTACAACCACGCCCCGTTTCTGGCCGCCGCCCTGGATTCCATTCTGGCCCAGACCTACCCCCACCTGGAAGTGCTGCTCGTGGACGATGCCAGTACCGATGGCAGCGCCACCATTCTGCGCGACTACGCCGCCCGCAACCCCGCCTGGGAGCTGCACCTGCTGCCCGAAAACCAGGGCAACTGCCGGGCTTTCAACCAGGCCTTTCGTAGGTCCCGCGGCGAGTTTGTCGTGGACTTTGCCACCGACGACGTATTGCTGCCCGAGCGCATAGCCCAGCAAGTAGCCTGCTTCCAGCGCCTGGAGCCCGATTATGGCGTAGTCTTTACCGATGCCGAGCTCATCGACGAGGCTTCCCGCTTCGTGCGCCGCCACTACCGGCGCGACGCGGCCGGCCTGCACCCGCGCCCGGCCTCAGGCTGGGTGTTTGCCGATGTACTTAGCCGCTACTTCATCAGCACGCCCACCATGCTCATGCGCCGGGCTACCCTGGAACAGCTCGGCGGCTACGACGAAACCCTGGCCTACGAGGACTTCGACTTCTGGGTGCGGGCCGCCCGGCACTGGCGCTTTTACTTTCTGGACCAGGTCACGACCCAGAAGCGGCTGCACCCGAGCTCTATGTCGCGGCGGGGCTACCGACCCAACGACCCGTTTCTGGCTTCCACCATCCGGGTTTGTGAAAAAGCCCTGGCCTTGTGCCGCACCCCCGAAGAGCGGTCCGCCTTGGCCGTGCGCCTGCGCTGGGAGCTGCGCCAGGCCGTGCGTTGGGGCAATTTCCGCGAGGGCCAAGACCTGTATCAACTACTCCAACAAACCCGGGCCGTGCGCCCCCTGGACTGGCTACTGAGTTGCTACGCCGCCCTGCGCCGGCGCTAG
- a CDS encoding FG-GAP-like repeat-containing protein yields MHSFLYRPASWLGLAFYLVGSVAHAQTLTVNSGALSPVRNARAASATAPLVIPFSQSIDPATANSIKIFSNQYRGQRTATAVTTGNTVTLTPTAPAAATAAFRPGETVHVSVPASVQSSTGSSAVPYVYGFTVASRGGSGTYLVDSQISTGPAYESPSGAVTGDIDSDGDLDLLIAHRGGNLVNVQLNDGKAKFSAGVPVTNIGGGGDLVLGDIDGDHDLDLLVLSFYGTTARIWLNNGSGTFTATAPDVEIGTYPKDPVLADIDGDADLDLLVANYPSGVVSIRLNNGRGSFSNGGSLAVVQYQRDMIIEDVDNDGDLDMVVSSQGNGSPNTTSYPISVRLNDGNGRFSGTTELDVPTRFNKMAMGDIDADGDLDLLMCGAFTVLSIPNTGNGSFGSATVVNNLGGSIDLVPSDVDGDGDLDLLVSGGGGVRQEVRPLLNNGVGSFSAGATVSAPISGAPNFLLSGDLDGDDDLDILAVRSNINTVTTVTSVLLNQNSVATSTINADSEQLNVFPNPVETTVGVQVGWPVGADVKQVQASILNALGQVQVRTLLPVQSGKASGILSTQGLAAGVYIVRLQAGTEIVTKQLVVL; encoded by the coding sequence ATGCATTCTTTTCTCTACCGTCCAGCTAGCTGGCTAGGTTTAGCATTCTACCTTGTGGGCAGCGTGGCGCACGCCCAGACCCTGACCGTAAATAGTGGCGCGCTGAGCCCGGTGCGCAACGCCCGCGCTGCCAGTGCTACGGCGCCGCTCGTTATTCCTTTTTCGCAGAGCATTGACCCTGCCACGGCCAACAGTATCAAGATTTTTAGCAACCAATACCGCGGGCAGCGGACGGCTACCGCCGTTACGACAGGCAATACCGTTACCCTGACTCCCACGGCGCCGGCGGCCGCCACGGCCGCCTTCAGGCCCGGTGAGACCGTGCATGTTAGCGTGCCCGCCTCTGTCCAAAGCAGCACCGGCAGCAGCGCGGTGCCGTATGTGTACGGCTTCACTGTGGCCAGCCGCGGTGGCAGCGGCACTTACCTGGTCGATTCGCAAATTAGCACTGGCCCTGCCTATGAGTCTCCCAGTGGGGCTGTCACGGGTGACATTGATAGTGATGGCGACTTGGACCTGCTTATTGCTCACCGTGGTGGTAACTTGGTAAATGTTCAGCTTAATGATGGTAAAGCCAAGTTCAGCGCCGGGGTCCCCGTAACAAATATCGGAGGGGGAGGAGATCTGGTCCTAGGTGACATCGATGGGGATCATGACCTGGACCTACTAGTGCTCAGCTTCTATGGCACTACGGCCCGCATATGGCTCAACAACGGCAGCGGAACATTCACTGCCACCGCCCCTGACGTGGAAATTGGTACTTATCCCAAAGATCCGGTTCTGGCTGATATCGATGGCGACGCGGATCTGGACCTACTGGTTGCCAACTATCCTAGTGGAGTTGTTAGCATACGCCTCAACAATGGGCGTGGAAGTTTTTCCAATGGCGGAAGCTTAGCAGTAGTTCAGTACCAAAGGGACATGATAATAGAGGATGTTGACAACGATGGTGACCTAGACATGGTTGTGAGCAGTCAAGGAAATGGCAGTCCCAATACTACCTCGTACCCGATAAGTGTGCGCCTCAACGACGGCAATGGTCGCTTTAGTGGTACGACAGAGCTGGACGTCCCAACCCGCTTTAACAAAATGGCTATGGGCGACATCGATGCTGACGGAGACCTGGATTTGCTGATGTGTGGTGCATTTACGGTGCTAAGCATTCCTAATACTGGTAATGGTAGTTTTGGCTCCGCTACTGTAGTCAACAATCTGGGCGGTTCTATTGACTTGGTGCCGAGTGATGTCGATGGAGATGGGGACCTGGATTTGCTAGTCAGTGGTGGTGGTGGTGTTAGACAAGAAGTTAGGCCGCTGCTGAACAATGGCGTGGGTAGCTTCTCCGCTGGTGCCACCGTAAGTGCCCCCATCTCCGGTGCCCCTAACTTTCTGCTGAGCGGAGACCTGGACGGAGACGACGATTTGGATATTCTGGCGGTTAGATCGAATATCAATACGGTGACCACGGTAACCAGTGTTCTGCTGAATCAGAATAGCGTAGCAACCAGTACTATAAACGCTGATTCTGAGCAGCTCAACGTTTTTCCTAACCCAGTTGAAACAACCGTCGGCGTGCAAGTAGGATGGCCTGTTGGTGCCGATGTAAAACAGGTGCAGGCCAGTATCCTCAACGCCTTGGGCCAAGTGCAAGTTAGAACCCTACTGCCGGTGCAAAGTGGTAAGGCAAGTGGAATACTGTCGACTCAGGGCTTGGCCGCCGGCGTATATATAGTGCGTCTGCAAGCCGGTACGGAGATAGTTACAAAGCAGCTTGTGGTGTTATAA
- a CDS encoding APC family permease, whose product MPEQQGHFQRAITLFDAVMIVTGSMIGSGIFIVSADISRQVGSSGWLLVVWLLTGVITLAGAVSYGELASMFPKVGGQYVYLREAYNKLVAFLYGWTLFLVIQTGVIAAVGVAFAKFTGVLIPWFSVKNVLFKTGPLVGDYAFEFSSVQLLAILLIVGITAINARGVRAGKLIQNVLSSTKLVALALLILGGLALGLNAEAVQANFHDLWTAVRYPAPGVTAAPLPLSLSGLVVAIGMAMTGSLFSSDSWNNIGFAGEEIVNPERTLVRSMAIGTAIVTALYILVNVVYLLALPLVGSPDATTIAGRGIQYATDDRVATAVAEHVLGPVGAVVMAVLIMLSTFGANNGIILSGARAYYAMAKDGLFFPGLARLNAAGVPARALWAQCLWACLLCLSGSYGQLLNYVMFSVILFYVITIIGIFVLRRTRPDAPRPYRAWGYPVLPIIYVVLASIFCIILLVAEDTALFSRRGLMLVALGVPVFFLFGKRFANNPAA is encoded by the coding sequence ATGCCCGAACAACAAGGCCACTTTCAGCGCGCCATTACCCTTTTCGACGCCGTCATGATCGTGACCGGCAGCATGATTGGCTCCGGTATCTTTATCGTGTCCGCCGACATTTCCCGGCAGGTAGGCTCCAGCGGCTGGCTGCTGGTGGTGTGGCTGCTCACCGGCGTCATTACCCTGGCCGGGGCCGTGAGCTACGGCGAGCTGGCCTCCATGTTCCCGAAAGTGGGCGGGCAGTACGTGTATCTGCGCGAGGCCTATAATAAGCTGGTGGCCTTTCTCTACGGCTGGACGCTGTTTCTGGTAATCCAGACCGGCGTAATTGCGGCCGTGGGCGTGGCCTTCGCCAAGTTTACCGGCGTGCTCATCCCCTGGTTCAGCGTCAAGAACGTCCTGTTCAAAACCGGCCCGCTGGTCGGCGACTACGCTTTTGAGTTCAGCAGTGTGCAGCTGCTGGCCATTCTGCTCATCGTGGGCATCACGGCCATCAACGCCCGGGGTGTGCGGGCCGGCAAGCTGATTCAGAATGTGCTCAGCAGTACCAAGCTCGTAGCCCTGGCCTTGCTCATCCTCGGGGGCCTGGCCCTGGGCCTCAATGCTGAAGCCGTGCAGGCCAACTTCCACGACCTGTGGACGGCCGTGCGCTACCCGGCTCCCGGCGTGACGGCGGCCCCGCTCCCACTGAGCCTGAGCGGCCTGGTGGTAGCCATCGGCATGGCCATGACCGGCTCCCTGTTTTCCTCCGACTCCTGGAACAACATCGGCTTTGCCGGCGAGGAAATCGTGAACCCCGAACGGACCCTGGTGCGCAGCATGGCCATCGGTACGGCCATCGTCACGGCCCTCTACATTCTGGTTAACGTGGTGTATCTGCTGGCCCTGCCCCTGGTAGGCTCGCCGGACGCCACGACTATAGCCGGCCGGGGCATTCAGTACGCCACCGATGACCGGGTAGCCACCGCCGTAGCCGAACACGTGCTGGGCCCGGTGGGAGCCGTAGTTATGGCCGTCCTGATCATGCTCAGCACCTTTGGCGCCAACAACGGCATCATTCTCTCGGGTGCCCGGGCCTACTACGCCATGGCTAAGGACGGACTATTTTTTCCCGGCCTGGCCCGCCTTAATGCCGCTGGCGTGCCGGCCCGCGCCCTGTGGGCCCAGTGCCTGTGGGCCTGCCTGCTCTGCCTAAGCGGCTCGTATGGGCAGTTGCTCAACTACGTCATGTTCTCGGTAATCCTGTTTTACGTCATTACCATCATCGGCATTTTCGTGTTGCGCCGCACCCGCCCCGACGCCCCCCGGCCCTACCGGGCCTGGGGCTACCCCGTGCTACCCATTATCTACGTGGTGCTGGCCTCCATCTTCTGCATCATCCTGCTGGTAGCCGAAGACACGGCCCTTTTCTCGCGCCGTGGCCTGATGCTGGTAGCCCTGGGCGTGCCGGTCTTCTTCCTGTTTGGCAAGCGCTTCGCCAACAATCCGGCAGCGTAA
- a CDS encoding acyl-ACP desaturase, which produces MIATVASRGEVLQHLESFLKENLDGFLRKVEDSWQPADFLPDSRSETFFDEVRELRERAKGLSYDLLAVLIGDTITEEALPNYEAWFHQLDDLNRDPNNGWAQWIRGWTAEENRHGDLLNRYLYLSGRVNMREFETSTQYLIADGFDLGTAHDPYRAFIYTSYQEAATNLSHRRVGTLARKAGDAQLSKICGMIAGDETRHARVYQTFVDKIFEVDPSEMMLAFEDMMRKKIVMPAHYMRELGVEMGKTFGHFTDAAQRLGVYTSQDYTDILEGLITTWKLEHITGLNGAAEKARDYIMALPNRLRRVADRMPVPKLEYKFKWIE; this is translated from the coding sequence ATGATTGCAACTGTGGCCTCCCGCGGGGAGGTGCTTCAGCATCTCGAATCCTTTCTAAAAGAAAATCTGGACGGCTTTCTTAGAAAGGTCGAGGACAGCTGGCAACCCGCCGACTTTCTGCCCGACTCCCGCTCGGAAACCTTCTTCGACGAAGTGCGCGAACTGCGCGAACGAGCTAAAGGATTGAGCTACGACCTGTTAGCGGTGCTGATTGGCGACACTATCACGGAAGAGGCTCTGCCCAACTACGAGGCTTGGTTTCACCAGCTCGACGACCTGAACCGCGACCCCAACAACGGCTGGGCGCAGTGGATTCGGGGCTGGACGGCCGAGGAAAACCGCCACGGTGATTTGCTCAACCGCTACCTCTACCTGTCGGGCCGCGTGAATATGCGCGAGTTCGAAACCAGCACCCAGTACCTGATTGCCGACGGCTTCGATCTGGGCACGGCCCACGACCCGTACCGGGCTTTCATTTACACCAGCTACCAGGAAGCGGCTACTAACCTTTCGCACCGCCGCGTGGGCACCCTGGCCCGCAAGGCCGGCGACGCGCAACTGTCCAAAATCTGCGGCATGATTGCCGGCGACGAAACCCGCCACGCCCGCGTCTACCAGACGTTTGTCGACAAGATCTTCGAAGTGGACCCTTCGGAAATGATGCTGGCCTTCGAGGACATGATGCGCAAGAAAATCGTGATGCCGGCCCACTACATGCGCGAGCTGGGCGTGGAAATGGGCAAAACCTTCGGCCACTTCACCGATGCGGCCCAGCGCCTGGGTGTGTACACCAGCCAAGACTACACCGACATTCTGGAAGGTCTGATTACTACCTGGAAGCTGGAGCACATTACGGGCCTGAATGGCGCCGCCGAGAAAGCCCGCGACTACATCATGGCCCTGCCCAACCGCCTGCGCCGCGTCGCCGACCGCATGCCGGTGCCCAAGCTCGAATACAAGTTCAAGTGGATTGAGTAG